A genome region from Trichoderma asperellum chromosome 7, complete sequence includes the following:
- a CDS encoding uncharacterized protein (EggNog:ENOG41), with protein MWRSPACKLAAEGLASGGGPGSASGPAPGALPRALSSMRRSSGGDVTPASVDSDSDVSGSRTPGGRAVGDAPLDGEASHSIEKWAGVADDAGAGAGVDEALVPGTDIRDAASTQQVLGPGSQAETPSGNGEQAIMASRAYQLEMLEQSLKQNVIVAMDTGSGKTQVAVLRIKAELEKCDPEKIIWFITPTVSLSAQQHVVLKLQIPSVPMKMLAGNRHLPTWGQDIWSALLEKTRVVITTPQILLDALDHAYIHMGHLALIVFDEVHNCIGKNPGGKIMQNHYHPCLLAGKSVPSILGLTATPSIQSNATDLPVLEQLMDARCISPTLHRDELVKCVKRPNIQHKIYLPAEEHSTPAMKSLHQAYSDLDINTDPFVVSLIIEPSEKNQRLLEKTIQKRDTFTQTQMKTFCSQSQGVCQQLGPWAADLFIWKSISAYLDKVDSGDLFFDQWYQCRDREKKYLADVFRRVDIKPPPKTPQDISDISDKVLMLLEELLSMDESNTVGIIFVEERVMVKMLAEILSVNPAVTKKYKIGTMVGSSSYSSKRKVVYDFGEKGDIKALQNFRSGKINLLIATSVLEEGIDVPACNLVICFDVPKTSKSFIQRRGRARMKDSKLVIFFDQDNPALQKWDEKEEEMKKLFEDEQREIQKLEMMENSESPSSICYTHPSTGARLDFDNAKSHLEHFCRVLSPTEFVDSRPDYIIHKDPDSVALTATVLLPPFIPVDPRQYNSLSSWKSEKNATKDAAFQAYMALNDAGLLNENLLPFKADEIPGIDNRASDVAVEPMMNPWHHIARAWREAGDKWLYSITFTEEDGQVIDEYEMLLPVKLDQPPPLHLFLERGHKLELRFTEGRAVPHDQVASLPDHTSTLLALHFCHRWPKDELHNGEREHVVRIWAKGKSLSMDQIGTVEFDPFDEDVKNGQYLIRDNINSPYIYKDIIECKPSISLVQNAFYGYEKAPEKGPYLVLKKWTRRTDFLHRMQGDPQKEQASSRPYSRVYPMDWAMVDSIPARHAMFGMMIPTIIHELGLMLMARELATTVLGPVGLSDWGSVREAICARSANEPMNYERVEFLGDSILKICTCIQAAVTNPDWPEGYLSYWRDRLISNVRLYRAAVDFRLPRYLVTKPFTGQKWRPLYLEDSLQDDVNAPASERRLSTKTLADVVEALIGISYKEGDIAMAEKCIALFLPEIEWNGVEKGRKILLNRVPPNEPLPPILEPLERLLGYTFQRKALLTEALTHASYVADNVVDTGKRSLERLEYLGDAVLDHIVVTKIFKVVPELPHYTMHTLKTGLVNGDFLAFMTMEHGLKSVEAVVTDEGDVGHQETHTYLWQFMRHAATSIGIEQLATVTRHAALRGKIIDAMENGTHYPWALLAALNPKKFYSDLFEAVLGAVWIDSGSLDVCEAVCARFGLLKYLDRLLRDRVHVQHPKEELGKWANSETVVYDFHTEDIAESPGDKEFFCKVVIGERVVVEARGGINKEEIKTKAATEAVKILAEEKRQRDAEAKAKAEAEAEAEADGDVVMGEASVGFDDV; from the exons ATGTGGCGCTCTCCGGCATGCAAGTTAGCGGCGGAGGGCCTGGCATCTGGTGGTGGCCCTGGCTCGGCTTCGGGACCTGCTCCGGGCGCGCTGCCCAGGGCCCTGTCGTCGATGCGTCGTTCGTCTGGTGGTGACGTGACGCCGGCCAGTGTCGATTCAGATTCAGACGTGTCCGGATCGCGGACGCCTGGAGGGCGTGCTGTGGGCGATGCCCCCCTGGATGGCGAGGCTAGTCACAGCATCGAGAAGTGGGCGGGCGTcgctgatgatgctggcgctggcgctggcgtgGACGAGGCTCTTGTGCCTGGGACCGATATTAGAGACGCCGCGTCCACCCAGCAGGTTCTGGGCCCGGGAAGCCAGGCAGAAACTCCAAGTGGCAATGGAGAGCAAGCAATAATGGCGTCGAGAGCTTACCAGCTTGAGATGCTCGAGCAGAGCCTCAAGCAGAATGTGATTGTTGCT ATGGACACGGGCAGTGGCAAAACTCAAGT GGCTGTACTTCGTATCAAAGCAGAATTGGAGAAATGCGACCCGGAAAAG ATTATCTGGTTTATTACGCCAACTGTTTCGTTGAGTGCTCAGCAGCATGTAGTACTGAAGCTGCAGATTCCCTCCGTGCCTATGAAAATGCTGGCTGGCAACCGCCATCTGCCCACTTGGGGGCAGGACATCTGGAGTGCCCTTCTGGAGAAGACTCGAGTTGTCATCACTACACCCCAGATTCTCCTGGATGCTCTTGACCATGCGTACATTCACATGGGACACCTGGCTCTGATTGTATTCGACGAAG TCCATAACTGCATTGGCAAAAACCCTGGCGGCAAGATCATGCAGAACCATTACCATCCATGCCTGCTGGCTGGCAAGAGCGTGCCCTCGATATTGGGTTTGACAGCAACCCCCAGCATTCAATCCAACGCCACAGATCTCCCGGTTTTGGAGCAGCTGATGGATGCAAGATGCATCTCTCCCACCCTGCACCGTGACGAGCTCGTCAAATGTGTCAAGCGACCCAATATCCAGCATAAAATCTACCTGCCAGCCGAAGAACACTCTACTCCTGCCATGAAATCTCTTCATCAGGCTTACAGTGATCTAGATATCAATACAGACCCTTTTGTGGTGTCGTTGATAATAGAACCTTCGGAGAAGAATCAGCGTTTGCTAGAGAAAACGATTCAGAAGCGCGACACCTTTACGCAAACTCAGATGAAGACATTTTGCTCGCAGTCGCAGGGGGTATGCCAACAGCTTGGGCCTTGGGCTGCTGACCTTTTCATCTGGAAGAGCATATCGGCTTATCTTGACAAAGTAGATTCGGGCGACTTATTTTTTGACCAGTGGTATCAGTGTCGTGACCGTGAAAAGAAATATCTGGCCGACGTCTTTCGTCGAGTCGACATCAAGCCCCCTCCCAAGACTCCGCAAGACATAAGCGACATTTCAGACAAAGTTCTTATGCTCTTGGAAGAGCTCTTGTCAATGGATGAATCGAACACGGTGGGAATCATCTTTGTCGAAGAGCGGGTCATGGTGAAGATGCTCGCCGAGATCCTCTCCGTAAACCCCGCCGTCACAAAAAAGTACAAAATTGGCACCATGGTTGGATCTTCCAGTTATTCATCGAAGCGAAAAGTCGTGTATGACTTTGGAGAAAAGGGAGATATCAAGGCCCTGCAGAATTTCCGCTCTGGCAAGATTAACCTGCTCATTGCAACCTCCGTCTTGGAAGAGGGGATTGACGTTCCTGCCTGCAATCTCGTCATCTGCTTTGATGTCCCAAAGACTTCAAAATCATTTATACAGAGGCGCGGGCGGGCTCGAATGAAGGACTCGAAACTTGTCATTTTCTTTGACCAAGATAACCCAGCGTTGCAGAAATGggatgagaaagaagaagagatgaagaagctttTTGAAGATGAACAGAGAGAAATTCAGAAACTAGAGATGATGGAAAATTCCGAGAGCCCAAGCAGCATATGTTACACTCACCCATCGACTGGAGCGAGACTCGACTTTGACAATGCCAAATCGCACCTCGAGCATTTTTGCAGGGTGCTATCGCCGACAGAGTTTGTTGACAGCCGGCCAGATTACATTATTCACAAAGACCCGGATTCTGTTGCCTTGACGGCCACTGTTTTGCTTCCGCCGTTTATTCCCGTGGATCCGAGGCAGTATAACAGTTTGTCTTCGTGGAAATCAGAAAAGAATGCCACCAAAGATGCTGCCTTCCAAGCCTACATGGCTTTGAACGATGCCGGGCTCCTGAACGAAAATCTGTTGCCGTTCAAAGCTGATGAGATCCCCGGTATCGATAATCGAGCATCTGATGTGGCTGTTGAGCCCATGATGAATCCATGGCATCATATCGCCCGTGCATGGCGAGAAGCCGGCGACAAATGGCTATACTCTATTACTTTcaccgaagaagatggccaggTGATTGACGAATatgagatgctgctgcctgtAAAGCTTGATCAGCCTCCACCTCTGCACTTGTTTCTCGAAAGAGGCCATAAGCTGGAGCTGCGGTTCACCGAAGGGAGGGCTGTGCCGCATGACCAGGTTGCATCTTTGCCAGACCATACCTCAACTCTCCTCGCGCTGCATTTCTGCCATAGGTGGCCGAAAGATGAACTCCACAACGGAGAACGAGAACACGTGGTACGAATTTGGGCAAAAGGCAAATCGCTCTCAATGGACCAAATTGGCACAGTTGAGTTTGATCCGTTCGATGAAGATGTGAAAAACGGACAGTATCTTATACGAGACAACATCAACTCTCCCTATATATACAAGGATATAATCGAATGCAAACCGTCTATAAGCCTGGTGCAGAACGCCTTTTACGGGTACGAAAAAGCCCCCGAAAAGGGGCCTTATCTCGTGCTTAAGAAGTGGACACGGAGAACTGATTTCCTGCACCGCATGCAGGGGGACCCCCAGAAAGAGcaagccagcagcaggcctTACTCGCGGGTGTATCCCATGGATTGGGCAATGGTTGATTCCATACCGGCGAGGCATGCAATGTTTGGTATGATGATACCTACGATTATACATGAGCTGGGCTTGATGCTCATGGCCAGGGAGCTGGCCACCACTGTTCTTGGGCCAGTCGGGTTGTCGGACTGGGGTTCAGTTAGAGAGGCTATATGTGCGCGGAGTGCTAATGAGCCGATGAATTATGAAAGAGTAGAGTTTTTGGGCGATTCTATTCTCAAGATTTGCACTTGCATACAAGCTGCTGTTACCA ATCCCGACTGGCCTGAGGGCTACCTTTCATACTGGAGAGACCGACTTATTTCCAACGTAAGACTATACCGAGCAGCAGTTGACTTTCGGCTGCCTAGGTACCTTGTCACAAAGCCTTTCACAGGTCAGAAGTGGCGCCCGTTGTACTTGGAGGACAGCCTACAGGACGACGTTAATGCTCCTGCATCCGAGAGGAGGCTTTCGACTAAAACACTCGCAGATGTGGTTGAAGCATTGATTGGAATCTCATACAAAGAGGGAGATATCGCCATGGCGGAGAAATGTATCGCCTTGTTTCTCCCGGAAATCGAATGGAATGGCGTGGAAAAGGGTAGAAAGATCCTTCTGAATAGAGTGCCGCCGAATGAGCCCCTTCCGCCGATTTTGGAGCCCCTGGAGAGGCTACTTGGATACACCTTTCAGCGGAAGGCTCTTTTGACAGAGGCTTTGACGCACGCCTCATACGTGGCGGACAATGTGGTGGACACTGGCAAGCGATCCCTCGAAAGGCTGGAATATTTGGGCGATGCTGTTCTTGATCACATTGTTGTTAccaaaatctttaaagtGGTGCCGGAGCTGCCCCATTATACGATGCACACGTTGAAAACAGGCCTGGTGAATGGCGATTTTCTCGCGTTTATGACGATGGAGCACGGCTTGAAGTCCGTCGAGGCCGTCGTGACGGACGAAGGCGACGTGGGGCACCAAGAAACGCATACTTACCTGTGGCAGTTTATGCGGCACGCGGCGACTTCCATTGGAATTGAGCAGTTGGCGACTGTGACGAGACATGCGGCCTTGCGGGGCAAGATTATCGACGCCATGGAGAACGGCACGCACTATCCCTGGGCTCTGCTGGCGGCACTGAATCCAAAGAAGTTTTACTCTGATTTGTTTGAGGCGGTGCTTGGCGCGGTATGGATCGACTCGGGATCGCTGGACGTGTGCGAGGCTGTGTGTGCTCGGTTTGGACTCCTGAAGTACTTGGATCGGCTGCTGCGTGATCGTGTACACGTGCAGCATCCGAAGGAAGAGCTGGGCAAGTGGGCGAATTCCGAGACTGTGGTTTACGATTTTCATACTGAAGACATTGCTGAATCTCCTGGCGACAAGGAGTTCTTTTGTAAGGTTGTGATTGGGGagagggtggtggtggaggctCGGGGAGGGATCAATAAGGAGGAGATTAAGACGAAGGCTGCGACGGAGGCGGTGAAGATTTTggcggaggagaagaggcagagagatgcggaggccaaggccaaggcggaagctgaagctgaagctgaagccgaTGGTGATGTTGTGATGGGTGAAGCGAGTGTGGGTTTTGACGACGTTTGA
- a CDS encoding uncharacterized protein (TransMembrane:1 (o12-30i)) produces MASPDQATQTGVILTTALASVITGYVFGIYTSRGYLISPALAEERRKYRNDPVESEESDVDEGDAILDHAPNWANGLDADMRQGLKFRDSGVAEKRSLMEDTSEECKLVLVVRTDLGMTKGKIAAQCSHATLACYKALARADPASPERKLLARWERFGQAKIAVQVKSQAEMLELRGKARAMGLTAEVIQDAGRTQIEAGSMTVLGVGPAPKSLVDKVTGGLKLL; encoded by the exons ATGGCTTCCCCCGACCAGGCCACCCAGACGGGCGTCATCCTCACCACCGCCCTCGCCAGTGTCATCACAGGCTACGTGTTTGGCATTTACACCTCTAGAGGATATCTCATCTCTCCAGCACTAGCCGAAGAGCGACGAAAGTACCGAAACGACCCTGTCGAGAGCGAGGAGAGCGACGTGGACGAGGGCGATGCCATACTGGACCATGCTCCGAACTGGGCGAACGGGCTGGACGCGGATATGAGACAGGGGCTCAAGTTTAGAGATTCGGGAGTGGcggagaagaggagcttgATGGAGGATACTAGCGAGGAGTGTAAGCTGGTGCTGGTCGTGAGGACGGATCTGGGCATGACCAAAG GCAAAATCGCTGCGCAGTGCTCTCACGCCACCCTCGCCTGCTACAAGGCTCTCGCCCGCGCCGACCCGGCCTCCCCCGAACGCAAGCTGCTCGCCCGATGGGAGCGCTTCGGCCAGGCCAAGATCGCCGTCCAGGTCAAGAGCCAGGCCgagatgctggagctgcgGGGCAAGGCCCGCGCAATGGGACTCACGGCCGAGGTGATTCAGGATGCGGGCCGGACGCAGATTGAGGCGGGCAGCATGACGGTGCTGGGAGTCGGACCGGCCCCGAAGAGCTTGGTGGACAAGGTTACGGGTGGGCTGAAGCTGTTGTAA